The proteins below are encoded in one region of Ascochyta rabiei chromosome 9, complete sequence:
- a CDS encoding [Histone H3]-dimethyl-L-lysine(36) demethylase gives MPSIRPSFLGGTLTPFLYPAFAESSFITVSRRCPLHRRFPLQARCSSTATGPSDSSRLDPTPDDYSLTPFADRCILTLEAGAGGHGCVSFLREMYTPEGPANGGDGGSGGNVYIQAVRGETSLHKLARRRLIKAGRGRNGQGKVKGGERGADVLIKVPIGTIVREIQRHDPIELLLEEAEKAEMQRERAEADGEAEEEQGGFKKDKWLVYPGTVPTELNRMKFPQLPKPRRSHLAALEPQSPIWLDLDKHMETPMLLAAGAMGGLGNPNFMTPFNNRPKMATRGEEGLKISVQLELKILADLGLVGLPNAGKSTLLRALSNSRARVGNWAFTTLQPNVGTVVLDNHKGRPLVVKRNKHGELRESFTIADVPGLIEDAHLDKGLGLGFLRHVERAAVLAFVIDLNAGDAIKALKLLWREVSEYETLRGKELNAETERRMVMYRPANSVDHASSFDTLDTPDLDRSLEPLPFVASEPISAKPWFVVATKADLDGTQANYETLQQYLDDVKSGAQPHPSGRENAWKRDVSSIPISAINAHGVEAIPQIVMDLLDD, from the coding sequence ATGCCTTCTATTCGACCGAGCTTCCTGGGTGGAACGCTCACACCGTTCCTCTACCCAGCATTCGCTGAGTCATCCTTTATCACTGTCTCACGCAGATGTCCGCTGCACAGGCGATTTCCGCTACAGGCGCGATGTAGTTCTACAGCCACCGGACCCTCAGATTCTTCACGGCTCGACCCCACCCCGGATGACTACTCTTTGACACCGTTCGCCGACCGATGCATTCTCACGCTCGAAGCTGGCGCCGGTGGGCATGGCTGCGTATCGTTTCTGCGTGAGATGTACACGCCGGAGGGCCCAGCCAACGGCGGCGATGGAGGGAGCGGAGGGAACGTATACATCCAGGCCGTGCGCGGTGAAACTTCGCTGCACAAGCTTGCCAGGAGACGTCTCATCAAGGCGGGCAGAGGGCGCAACGGTCAGGGCAAAGTGAAGGGTGGCGAAAGAGGTGCAGATGTCCTCATCAAGGTGCCCATAGGAACCATTGTACGCGAAATTCAACGACACGACCCCATCGAGCTGCTCCTTGAAGAGGCAGAGAAGGCAGAAATGCAGCGCGAACGGGCGGAAGCAGATGGCGAAGCAGAGGAGGAGCAAGGCGGCTTCAAGAAGGACAAATGGCTGGTCTATCCCGGCACAGTACCCACGGAGCTCAACAGGATGAAGTTCCCTCAACTGCCAAAGCCTCGAAGATCACATCTCGCCGCCCTCGAACCACAGTCGCCCATTTGGCTTGACCTCGACAAGCACATGGAGACGCCGATGCTGCTTGCAGCCGGTGCCATGGGCGGTCTCGGAAACCCCAACTTCATGACACCCTTCAACAACAGGCCTAAGATGGCGACAAGAGGAGAGGAAGGCCTCAAGATCTCAGTCCAACTCGAACTGAAGATCCTTGCAGATCTGGGTCTTGTTGGACTGCCAAATGCCGGAAAGAGCACCCTCCTTCGAGCTTTAAGCAACAGCCGCGCCCGAGTCGGAAACTGGGCCTTCACCACGCTTCAACCCAATGTCGGCACTGTTGTTCTCGACAACCACAAAGGTCGTCCTTTAGTCGTGAAGCGCAACAAGCACGGCGAGCTCCGCGAGAGCTTCACCATTGCCGACGTCCCCGGACTCATTGAAGACGCGCATCTCGACAAAGGCCTTGGTCTCGGCTTTTTACGCCACGTGGAGCGCGCCGCCGTCCTCGCCTTTGTCATCGACCTGAACGCCGGTGATGCCATCAAAGCGCTCAAGCTCCTCTGGCGCGAAGTATCCGAGTACGAAACCCTGCGCGGCAAGGAACTCAACGCCGAGACGGAGCGTAGAATGGTCATGTACCGGCCAGCCAACAGCGTCGATCATGCCTCCTCCTTCGATACGCTCGACACACCCGACCTGGACCGCTCACTCGAGCCCCTGCCTTTCGTAGCCTCGGAGCCCATCTCCGCGAAGCCGTGGTTCGTCGTCGCCACAAAGGCGGACCTAGACGGCACGCAGGCAAACTACGAAACGCTGCAGCAGTACCTCGACGACGTGAAGAGCGGCGCGCAGCCTCATCCTAGTGGGCGTGAGAACGCGTGGAAGCGAGATGTTTCCTCGATCCCTATCAGTGCCATCAACGCCCATGGCGTGGAGGCGATACCGCAGATAGTTATGGACCTGCTGGACGATTAG
- a CDS encoding Calcium-binding component of the spindle pole body (SPB) half-bridge: protein MAAPSNQPRYGLNRPAPGPSAPTFSTPAFPSAPKNAQRLESERLERERLARESRLASDAMDAQALASLSEEQREEISEAFNLFDLDKDGYIDYHELKVAMKALGFDLPKQEILGILQQHGSTSAAHQSGKAPARDSARAAAQASYAPPARPLLSFQSFQSLMAQRILARNPEDEILRAFELFDEGGKGRITLQDLQRVARELGETLGNDELVAMIEEFDLDGDNAISREEFVGICLG, encoded by the coding sequence ATGGCAGCCCCCTCCAACCAGCCCCGTTACGGTCTCAACCGTCCTGCCCCGGGCCCCAGTGCACCCACCTTCTCAACCCCCGCGTTCCCCTCAGCGCCCAAGAACGCTCAAAGACTAGAAAGCGAGCGCCTCGAGCGCGAACGGCTCGCGCGCGAATCGCGCCTCGCCTCAGATGCAATGGACGCACAAGCCCTCGCCTCGCTATCCGAAGAGCAGCGCGAAGAAATCAGCGAAGCATTCAATCTCTTCGATCTGGATAAGGACGGATACATCGACTACCACGAGCTCAAGGTCGCAATGAAGGCGCTGGGCTTCGATCTACCAAAGCAGGAGATCCTAGGGATATTGCAGCAGCATGGATCCACGAGTGCTGCCCACCAGTCGGGGAAAGCGCCCGCGAGGGATAGTGCGAGGGCGGCAGCTCAGGCTAGTTATGCACCGCCTGCGCGACCGCTCTTGTCTTTCCAGTCGTTTCAGTCGCTGATGGCGCAGCGCATATTGGCAAGGAATCCTGAGGATGAGATTCTAAGAGCGTTTGAGTTGTTTGATGAGGGCGGCAAGGGGAGAATTACGCTACAGGATTTACAACGTGTAGCTAGGGAGCTGGGCGAGACGCTGGGGAACGACGAACTGGTTGCCATGATCGAGGAGTTCGATCTGGATGGAGACAATGCAATTAGTAGGGAAGAATTTGTAGGAATATGTCTTGGGTGA